In Microtus pennsylvanicus isolate mMicPen1 chromosome 12, mMicPen1.hap1, whole genome shotgun sequence, the following proteins share a genomic window:
- the Naa11 gene encoding N-alpha-acetyltransferase 11 codes for MNIRNARPDDLMNMQHCNLLCLPENYQMKYYFYHGLSWPQLSYIAEDEDGKIVGYVLAKMEEDPDDVPHGHITSLAVKRSHRRLGLAQKLMDQASRAMIENFSAKYVSLHVRKSNRAALHLYSNTLNFQVSEVEPKYYADGEDAYAMKRDLSQMAEELRRQLVLKKGRYVVLGSGENQEAQDSTLPGADENPAREDSGGDSTDDQDSSEDRDSTS; via the coding sequence ATGAACATCCGCAATGCCCGGCCCGACGACCTGATGAACATGCAGCACTGCAACCTGCTGTGCCTGCCGGAGAACTACCAGATGAAGTACTACTTCTACCACGGCCTGTCGTGGCCCCAGCTCTCCTACATCGCCGAGGACGAGGACGGCAAGATCGTGGGCTACGTCCTGGCCAAGATGGAGGAGGACCCCGACGATGTCCCCCACGGGCACATCACCTCGCTGGCCGTGAAGCGTTCGCACCGGCGCCTCGGCCTGGCCCAGAAGCTCATGGACCAGGCCTCGCGGGCGATGATCGAGAACTTCAGTGCCAAGTACGTGTCCCTGCACGTCCGGAAGAGCAACAGGGCAGCCCTGCACCTCTATTCGAACACCCTCAACTTCCAGGTTAGTGAGGTGGAACCCAAGTACTACGCCGATGGGGAAGATGCTTACGCCATGAAGAGGGACCTCTCACAGATGGCGGAAGAGCTGAGACGGCAGCTGGTGCTGAAGAAGGGCAGATATGTGGTTCTGGGCTCCGGGGAGAACCAGGAGGCCCAGGACAGCACACTTCCTGGTGCCGACGAGAACCCTGCCAGAGAAGACAGTGGCGGTGACAGCACTGATGACCAGGACAGCTCAGAGGACCGGGATTCCACCTCCTAG